The genomic DNA AAGTGACACGAGCACTGAGTCAAAGGATGATCAAGTAGATAAAAAAGAAAATACCAATCTTGGCAAAGAAAAAACAGAGACAGATCACTCTGCTACCTCTGAGCAAAGAGAAAAAGCGCAGCAGAAAAAACGAGTAGCTGAATTAAAAGAAGCAGTAAACAATGAAGAAGAAAATTCCATTCTAGCTGCTTACATCAAGGCGCATCGTGAAGATACGACTGAAGAACACGCAAAAGAGCTGCTTAGAATGATCGAAACGGCGGCAGCAACGGGTGAGGATTCAGTCGACATTCGCTTGTCGGAAAATACAACGGAGCAAGTTTCTCCTGAAAAATCTCAAGAGGATGCAATAAAAGAGTCACCAGTGGAAAAACCAACAGAAGAAACGATCATTGAAGATACTGTGGTCGAAGATTCTTCAACAAGTACAGAAGAACAAGTAGACGTAATTACAAATATAGAAGAAACTGCCCCAGTTTCTACGGAAGAACCTGTAGAGCCGACTGAACCGATCGAAGAGGAAAGTTCTAAGGTTGAGAGTACGAAAGCTGCTTCAACAGATGCACCGCAACCAAAAGAAGCTCCTGAAACAACTGAACTGGTGGAAACACAGCCGGAACAGACAAAGGTTGAGGAACAAGAAACAAGCAATGCGTCCATCAAAAAAGAAGAATTGCCAAATGATCGAGGATCAAAGAAATCCAAAAAAAGATTATACCTGACGAGTGCGGCAGTGCTTTTACTTGGTGCAGGTGGTTGGATGTATTATGATCATCAGCAAAAAGTCCAAGCAGAAATCGCAGCTGAAACCCAACGTAAACAAGATAAAATGGCTGAATTACAATCAGATTTAGCTGCGTTTTATTTAGATGATGATGAACAGTTCATTCGTACAAGTATGATCAATCAAGACTTGTCAAAATTAAGGGCATCATTGAATGAGGTCAAAGATGAAAAAGGTTATGCAGATCTGGAAAAAACCTTTGAAGATATCCAATCAAAGATCAAACAGATCCAAACGGTCAATGAATGGTTTGTTACACCAGTTATCGCAGATGATCAACTGATCGCAGAACCCAAATTGAAAGCTGACCAAGCAATCCAAAGTTTTGAAACAGAAGATACAGCATTTGGTCAATTGATCGACAAAGCGACAAATGAAGCAACCAAACAGTATCAACAACTTCAAACAGCAAAAGAAAAAACTGCTGTGATCTATGCAGATGGTCAAGTAAAAGATTCAGCAACGAAAGAGCAGTACGAGACAGCAAAAGTAGAAGTGGCGAAAGTAAAAAATGCAGAATTAGTCAAAGCACTTGCGACTGAATTGGATAAAGTCGATGAAGCTTTGACGAAAAAAGAAGAAGCGAAGAAAGCAGAAGAGGCGAAGAAAGCCGAAGAAGCGAAGAAAGCCGAAGAAGCGAAACAAGCGCAGGCACAGGCTGAAGCACAAGCACAAGCACAAGCAGAGGCAGCTGCTCAACAAACTGAGTCGACACAGACAACGCCAGCGACAAATTCCGCAAACCGTCCAATCATGGAAACAAGAGCCAGTGATGTCGCAGATGCATCTAATCCTGCTTGGGATTGGGCGCCAGGAGTCAAAGAAAGTGTGATCGCAACAAGTATTGCACGAGGATATATCGTTGAAGGTGGTTATCGATTAGAGAAAGCTCGCATCGAAAACGGTGAAGGTTACTACAACCTTTATGCGACTTCAACTAAATCGTCATTGATGAGTGGCATCGGCGAAAGTGCACTACCATTTTATATCGTCACGATCAATTGTAAAACTGGTTGGTTTGGTGGGAACGGTAGCAACTAGATGATTGTTAGTTTGCTTTAGTATGACATAGAGTTCTATCAACCTAATTTACTATTCCCTCAAAGCGAAACAACAATGGTCCACAAACAATTTTTCTTTCTATCATAACGTCAAGAATAGGCCTTAGAATCCAAAAATATGAGGATATTTTTGGGTTTTATGGCCTATTTCAGTTGAACGCTTGCGTCTCAACCTTTTATAGAGAATCTCTATCCATAAACCTGTCGTTATGTTATGATAGCAAAGAAATGTTGGAATACAAAGGCCTTTTAGAAAAGGAGAAAAAGATGAACGAATTATTAGCAAATGTCTTTACCGCAATGGTGATTGACGAAAATGAAAAAAATTATTTTGTCCAGAAAAATGGACAAACTTTCCGTTTAAGTAAAGAGGAAGGGGAGCATACGATCGGCGAAGCAGTCGAAGGGTTTGGTTACCAGAATCAAAAACAAGAAAATCGTTTTACAACGGTGATCCCGAAGAGTCGCATCGGACATTATGCCTTTGGAACAGTCACTTCTTCAAGAAAAGATCTAGGTGTCTTTGTTGATATTGGTTTACCGGATAAAGATTTTGTTGTTTCACTGGATGAGCTACCTACAATGACTGAGTTGTGGCCTAAAAAAGGTGATCAGTTGATGATCGCTTTACGTGTCGACGCGAAAGATCGCATTTGGGGAAGTTTAGCAGAAGAAAGAATCTTCAAATCACTAAGTAAGCAAGGTTCAGAAGAATTGAAAAATAAAAACATCTCAGGAATCGCTTATCGTTTGAAGCTGACGGGAACGTATTTGCTGACGGATGATTTTTATATTGGGTTCATCCATCCTTCAGAACGTTACCGCGAACCACGTTTAGGTGAAAAAGTAGAAGGACGCGTAGTTGGGGCTAGACCTGATGGTGTGTTGAATATCTCTTTGAAACCACGTGCACATGAAACGATTTCTGATGATGCACAAATGATCTTAACGATTTTAGAACGTTCGGCAGATCAACAAATCGCATTCACTGACAAATCAGATCCAGATGAGATCATGCGTGCGTTTGGAATCAGTAAAGGAGCATTTAAGCGTGCGATTGGTAATTTATTGAAACAAGGATTGATCAAACAAGAGGATGGCGTGACGAAATTAGCAAAAAAATCTAATTGAGAATGACTTGCATGTTTTTCTCGTCTAGCTTATAATAATTTTAATCTAGAACGGTTGATTAGATATCTTAATTATAATCATTATAAATTGTTGGGGTTGAGAAAAATGGGCATGAATACAATGTCAGTAATGAAAAAAACAAAACAACAGCTACATGAATCTGGG from Enterococcus mundtii includes the following:
- a CDS encoding S1 RNA-binding domain-containing protein, encoding MNELLANVFTAMVIDENEKNYFVQKNGQTFRLSKEEGEHTIGEAVEGFGYQNQKQENRFTTVIPKSRIGHYAFGTVTSSRKDLGVFVDIGLPDKDFVVSLDELPTMTELWPKKGDQLMIALRVDAKDRIWGSLAEERIFKSLSKQGSEELKNKNISGIAYRLKLTGTYLLTDDFYIGFIHPSERYREPRLGEKVEGRVVGARPDGVLNISLKPRAHETISDDAQMILTILERSADQQIAFTDKSDPDEIMRAFGISKGAFKRAIGNLLKQGLIKQEDGVTKLAKKSN
- a CDS encoding cell division site-positioning protein MapZ family protein, yielding MIKKCPKCGSEKIKDQSKCPECDFEPQQDELTQLPQTDDNQSLDETAEEVYPDSIVNDPIEWSELKDLPLESVMELFDSSDTSTESKDDQVDKKENTNLGKEKTETDHSATSEQREKAQQKKRVAELKEAVNNEEENSILAAYIKAHREDTTEEHAKELLRMIETAAATGEDSVDIRLSENTTEQVSPEKSQEDAIKESPVEKPTEETIIEDTVVEDSSTSTEEQVDVITNIEETAPVSTEEPVEPTEPIEEESSKVESTKAASTDAPQPKEAPETTELVETQPEQTKVEEQETSNASIKKEELPNDRGSKKSKKRLYLTSAAVLLLGAGGWMYYDHQQKVQAEIAAETQRKQDKMAELQSDLAAFYLDDDEQFIRTSMINQDLSKLRASLNEVKDEKGYADLEKTFEDIQSKIKQIQTVNEWFVTPVIADDQLIAEPKLKADQAIQSFETEDTAFGQLIDKATNEATKQYQQLQTAKEKTAVIYADGQVKDSATKEQYETAKVEVAKVKNAELVKALATELDKVDEALTKKEEAKKAEEAKKAEEAKKAEEAKQAQAQAEAQAQAQAEAAAQQTESTQTTPATNSANRPIMETRASDVADASNPAWDWAPGVKESVIATSIARGYIVEGGYRLEKARIENGEGYYNLYATSTKSSLMSGIGESALPFYIVTINCKTGWFGGNGSN